A region of Streptomyces sp. NBC_01788 DNA encodes the following proteins:
- a CDS encoding FadR/GntR family transcriptional regulator — translation MSQTDAGEGALTDDRLSPVLRPVRAGNGFEEALEQILQVVRLGLVPSGERLPSERELAERLGISRVTLREVLKVLQDQGLVESRRGRYGGTFVLPKAAAHGEDELRRRIEEVDVEDVLRFREVLEVGAAGLCAAHGLTDEQEERLREALARTHDAPLTEYRRLDTLLHLTLAELSGSPTLTAQYAAVRATVNDLLDCIPLLVRNLEHSQRQHTALVEAVLDGDADGAREMMREHCAGTAALLRGFLT, via the coding sequence ATGTCGCAGACGGACGCGGGCGAGGGCGCCCTCACGGACGACCGGCTGTCTCCGGTGCTGCGGCCGGTGCGGGCGGGAAACGGTTTCGAGGAGGCTCTTGAACAGATACTCCAGGTCGTACGGCTGGGTCTGGTGCCCAGCGGCGAGCGATTGCCGTCGGAGCGGGAGCTGGCTGAGCGGCTCGGCATCAGCCGGGTGACGCTGCGCGAGGTGCTGAAGGTCCTCCAGGACCAGGGGCTGGTGGAGTCGCGGCGCGGCCGCTACGGCGGAACGTTCGTCCTGCCGAAGGCGGCCGCCCACGGCGAGGACGAGCTGCGCCGCCGCATCGAGGAGGTCGATGTCGAGGACGTCCTGCGGTTCCGGGAGGTGCTGGAGGTGGGCGCGGCCGGACTGTGCGCGGCGCACGGGCTCACCGACGAACAGGAGGAGCGGCTGCGGGAGGCGCTCGCCCGCACGCACGACGCGCCGCTCACCGAGTACCGACGGCTCGACACGCTGCTGCACCTCACACTCGCCGAGCTGTCCGGATCGCCGACCCTCACCGCGCAGTACGCGGCCGTGCGCGCGACCGTGAACGACCTGCTGGACTGCATTCCGCTGCTGGTCAGGAACCTGGAGCACTCGCAGCGCCAGCACACCGCCCTGGTCGAGGCCGTGCTGGACGGGGACGCCGACGGCGCTCGGGAGATGATGCGGGAGCACTGCGCGGGCACGGCCGCCCTGCTGCGCGGCTTTTTGACGTGA
- a CDS encoding TetR/AcrR family transcriptional regulator, which yields MTAAKSPRRAVAAADRTRQPTEVRRRLIVEAAVPLIAERGYASVGVRDVAAAAGVSVGTVTYHFGSVQEILSEAMILHIERYYAALDEAAEQATSGAEGLRLMVDALFTEDTDRHWRMWFDYWNAGEQGADETFARGQAQRYEAWHHQIRHLIERGVAEGEFTCDDLDGVTVRFAALADGLALQHLRQTPPLTTEDARRHLNRLIETELARDSLE from the coding sequence ATGACGGCGGCGAAGAGCCCGCGCCGCGCCGTCGCCGCCGCGGACCGCACGCGCCAGCCCACCGAGGTACGCCGCCGCCTCATCGTGGAGGCGGCGGTCCCCCTGATCGCCGAACGCGGCTACGCGTCGGTGGGAGTGCGTGACGTCGCCGCCGCGGCCGGGGTGTCGGTCGGCACCGTCACGTACCACTTCGGCAGTGTCCAGGAAATCCTCTCCGAGGCGATGATCCTGCACATCGAGCGGTACTACGCGGCGCTCGACGAGGCGGCGGAGCAGGCCACCAGCGGTGCCGAGGGTCTGCGGCTGATGGTCGACGCCCTGTTCACCGAGGACACCGACCGGCACTGGCGCATGTGGTTCGACTACTGGAACGCGGGAGAGCAGGGCGCGGACGAGACCTTCGCCCGCGGCCAGGCCCAGCGCTACGAGGCCTGGCACCACCAGATCCGCCACCTGATCGAACGGGGCGTCGCCGAGGGCGAGTTCACCTGCGACGACCTCGACGGCGTCACGGTCCGCTTCGCCGCCCTCGCCGACGGCCTGGCCCTGCAGCACCTGCGGCAGACACCCCCGCTGACGACGGAGGACGCCCGCCGGCATCTGAACCGCCTCATCGAGACGGAACTCGCGCGAGATTCCCTGGAGTGA
- a CDS encoding ABC transporter substrate-binding protein — protein sequence MPDTHHLARRSVLAAGVASLGASWLTTGCTGAASTPVLPAAAHKGAPARGGTLRIARPAASDAETLDPASSLSAYEYLGALYNRLVRIGPDGMLAPDLAESWEPDDKAATWTFRLRKGVTFHDGRAFTAADAAYTLRHILDKATASPQAAVLAPLIDPETLRTPDPHTLVVPLKTPNAEFPSLLTHYNCYVVPDGSAKSIGRTGIGTGPFKLESFAPAGPGRITAYPDHWAGRPVLDAIAFYSVADMSARSNALLAGQVDLLSQTNLDFATARVVAASDRATVARVKNAQWYVLPMLTTEKPFTDVRVRQAMKLAYDPEHVVKVALQGAGSAGWDNPVPPSDPVHISTHPEHDPEKARYLLKQAGQEGLAVDLYTSAYDPLFTPMALAYRDSAGRAGIRVRVKTASADSYYTQIWMKKPLMATYWFTGRPVDQLFTQIFRSGSSYNETAWSDKDFDALLDRARRETDDTLRHDLYGEAQTMVIERGGAMTPMFADRLVGISRQVRGYDEHGFEFDYLGIGLKGA from the coding sequence ATGCCCGACACCCACCACCTTGCGCGGCGGTCGGTCCTCGCCGCGGGCGTCGCCTCCCTGGGCGCGTCCTGGCTGACGACCGGCTGCACGGGGGCCGCGTCCACCCCCGTCCTGCCCGCCGCCGCGCACAAGGGCGCACCCGCCCGCGGCGGCACGCTGCGCATCGCGCGGCCGGCCGCATCCGACGCCGAGACACTGGATCCGGCCAGCTCCCTGTCGGCCTACGAATACCTGGGCGCCCTCTACAACCGGCTCGTCCGGATCGGCCCGGACGGCATGCTCGCCCCCGACCTCGCCGAGTCCTGGGAGCCCGACGACAAGGCCGCCACCTGGACCTTCCGCCTCCGCAAGGGCGTCACGTTCCACGACGGACGCGCCTTCACCGCCGCCGACGCGGCCTACACCCTGCGCCACATCCTCGACAAGGCGACGGCGTCACCGCAGGCCGCCGTCCTCGCCCCGCTCATCGACCCCGAGACGCTGCGCACCCCCGACCCCCACACGCTCGTGGTCCCGCTGAAGACCCCGAACGCGGAGTTCCCGAGCCTCCTGACGCACTACAACTGCTACGTCGTCCCCGACGGCAGCGCGAAGTCCATCGGCCGCACGGGCATTGGCACCGGCCCCTTCAAACTGGAGTCGTTCGCCCCGGCCGGACCCGGGCGCATCACCGCGTACCCGGACCACTGGGCGGGCCGCCCCGTACTCGACGCCATCGCCTTCTACTCGGTCGCCGACATGTCGGCCCGCTCGAACGCCCTGCTCGCGGGCCAGGTCGACCTGCTCTCCCAGACCAACCTCGACTTCGCGACCGCCCGCGTGGTCGCCGCCTCCGACCGGGCCACCGTCGCCCGGGTGAAGAACGCCCAGTGGTACGTGCTCCCGATGCTGACCACGGAGAAGCCCTTCACCGATGTCCGCGTGCGGCAGGCGATGAAGCTCGCCTACGACCCCGAGCACGTGGTGAAGGTGGCCCTGCAGGGCGCGGGCAGCGCCGGCTGGGACAACCCGGTGCCGCCCTCCGACCCCGTCCACATCTCCACGCATCCCGAACACGATCCGGAGAAGGCGCGGTATCTGCTGAAGCAGGCGGGTCAGGAGGGACTCGCCGTCGACCTCTACACCTCCGCGTACGACCCGCTGTTCACGCCCATGGCCCTCGCCTACCGGGACTCGGCCGGGCGGGCCGGAATCCGCGTCCGGGTCAAGACCGCGTCCGCCGACTCGTACTACACGCAGATCTGGATGAAGAAGCCCCTCATGGCCACCTACTGGTTCACGGGCCGGCCCGTCGACCAGCTCTTCACCCAGATCTTCCGCAGCGGCTCCTCCTACAACGAGACCGCCTGGTCCGACAAGGACTTCGACGCTCTCCTCGATCGGGCCAGACGCGAGACCGACGACACCTTGCGCCACGACCTGTACGGCGAGGCGCAGACCATGGTGATCGAGAGGGGCGGGGCGATGACCCCCATGTTCGCCGACCGGCTCGTCGGCATCTCCCGCCAGGTGCGCGGATACGACGAGCACGGCTTCGAGTTCGACTACCTCGGCATCGGCCTGAAGGGAGCCTGA
- a CDS encoding ABC transporter permease has product MLSFVARRVGSAVGTLVLSSVIVFLAVQALPGDVATQILGKDATPDAVAALRGKLGLDQPAWQRYAHWMRGALHGDFGTSLVSGRPVGGEVATHLGNSALIALVTVLFAVTGSIVLGILAGLYRDRWPDHLISTVSLVGMSVPEFVVATVLVLCFSIALPWFPAVVLYGPEASVGQLLPAVWLPALALAVVMAAYIVRMARTSVIDVMASEYVTTARLKGLSTWRVVTRHALPGALLPTLHVIALNVAWLAGGVAVVENVFNYPGIGKLMLSSVQNRDLPVIQAIALISAVVYVVCNLAADLGAMALNPKLRTGGRTR; this is encoded by the coding sequence ATGCTGTCGTTCGTCGCCCGTCGCGTGGGCTCGGCCGTCGGCACGCTCGTCCTGTCCTCCGTGATCGTCTTCCTCGCCGTCCAGGCCCTGCCCGGCGACGTCGCCACTCAGATCCTCGGCAAGGACGCCACCCCGGACGCCGTCGCCGCCCTGCGCGGAAAGCTCGGACTCGACCAGCCTGCCTGGCAGCGGTACGCGCACTGGATGCGCGGGGCGCTGCACGGGGACTTCGGCACCTCCCTCGTCTCCGGCCGGCCCGTCGGCGGCGAGGTCGCCACCCACCTCGGCAACTCGGCGCTCATCGCCCTCGTCACGGTGCTCTTCGCCGTCACCGGGTCGATCGTGCTCGGCATCCTCGCGGGTCTGTACCGTGACCGCTGGCCCGACCACCTGATCTCGACGGTCAGCCTGGTCGGCATGAGCGTCCCCGAGTTCGTGGTCGCCACCGTGCTGGTGCTCTGCTTCTCGATCGCGCTGCCCTGGTTCCCCGCGGTCGTGCTGTACGGCCCCGAAGCGAGCGTGGGCCAGCTGCTGCCCGCCGTCTGGCTCCCGGCGCTCGCGCTCGCCGTGGTCATGGCCGCCTACATCGTGCGCATGGCCCGTACGTCCGTCATCGACGTGATGGCGAGCGAGTACGTCACCACGGCCCGGCTCAAGGGCCTTTCCACCTGGCGGGTCGTCACCCGGCACGCCCTGCCCGGCGCCCTGCTGCCGACACTGCACGTGATCGCGCTGAACGTCGCCTGGCTCGCCGGAGGCGTCGCGGTCGTCGAGAACGTCTTCAACTACCCCGGCATCGGCAAGCTGATGCTCTCCTCGGTGCAGAACCGCGACCTGCCCGTCATCCAGGCCATCGCGCTGATCAGCGCCGTCGTCTACGTCGTCTGCAACCTCGCCGCCGACCTGGGCGCCATGGCCCTCAACCCCAAGCTCCGTACCGGAGGGAGGACCCGATGA
- a CDS encoding glutamine synthetase family protein: protein MADRTPPLSVEELRALVASGEIDTVVLAFPDMQGRLQGKRFAARFFLDEVLQHGTECCNYLLAVDAEMNTVEGYEMSSWDRGYGDFAMLPDLATLRRVPWNRATAMLMADLAWEDGTPVVAAPRQILRRQLERLAELGYTANVGTELEFIVFKDSYEQAWDAGYRDLTPANQYNVDYSVLGTGRIEPLLRRICNEMSAAGLTVESAKGECNPGQHEIVFRYDDALVTCDQHAVYKTGAKEIAAQEGYALTFMAKYNEREGNSCHIHLSLADADGMSIMAGDGPGGMSQVMRHFLAGQLAALRDFSLLYAPNINSYKRFQPGSFAPTAVAWGHDNRTCALRVVGHGRSLRFENRLPGGDVNPHLAVAGLIAAGLHGIEQHLELPDACPGNAYTAPYEHVPTTLREAAELWENSPIAKAAFGDEVVAHYRNMARVELEAFDAAVTDWELRRSFERM, encoded by the coding sequence GTGGCAGACCGCACACCCCCGCTCAGTGTCGAGGAGCTTCGCGCCCTCGTCGCGAGCGGCGAGATCGACACTGTCGTCCTGGCCTTCCCCGATATGCAAGGACGACTCCAGGGCAAGCGGTTCGCCGCCCGCTTCTTCCTCGACGAAGTCCTCCAGCACGGCACGGAGTGCTGCAACTACCTCCTCGCCGTCGACGCGGAGATGAACACCGTCGAAGGCTACGAGATGTCCTCCTGGGACCGCGGCTACGGTGATTTCGCCATGCTCCCCGACCTGGCCACCCTGCGCCGGGTGCCCTGGAACCGAGCCACCGCGATGCTGATGGCCGACCTCGCCTGGGAGGACGGAACACCGGTCGTGGCCGCGCCCCGGCAGATCCTGCGCCGCCAACTCGAACGGCTCGCCGAGCTCGGCTACACGGCCAACGTCGGCACGGAGCTCGAATTCATCGTCTTCAAGGACTCCTACGAACAGGCCTGGGACGCCGGCTACCGGGACCTCACCCCGGCCAACCAGTACAACGTCGACTACTCGGTCCTCGGCACCGGCCGCATCGAGCCGCTGCTGCGCCGCATCTGCAACGAGATGAGCGCGGCGGGCCTGACCGTCGAGTCCGCGAAGGGCGAGTGCAATCCCGGCCAGCACGAGATCGTGTTCCGCTACGACGATGCCCTGGTCACCTGCGACCAGCACGCCGTCTACAAGACCGGCGCCAAGGAGATCGCCGCCCAGGAGGGCTACGCGCTCACCTTCATGGCGAAGTACAACGAGCGCGAGGGAAACTCCTGCCACATCCACCTCTCCCTCGCCGACGCGGACGGCATGAGCATCATGGCCGGGGACGGACCCGGCGGCATGTCCCAGGTGATGCGGCACTTCCTCGCCGGCCAGTTGGCCGCGCTGCGGGACTTCTCCCTGCTCTACGCCCCCAACATCAACTCCTACAAGCGCTTCCAGCCCGGTTCCTTCGCGCCGACCGCCGTCGCCTGGGGACACGACAACCGCACCTGCGCGCTGCGCGTCGTCGGCCATGGCCGTTCGCTGCGCTTCGAGAACCGGCTGCCCGGCGGCGACGTCAACCCGCATCTCGCGGTCGCGGGCCTGATCGCCGCCGGTCTCCACGGTATCGAGCAGCACCTGGAGCTGCCCGACGCATGTCCGGGCAACGCGTACACCGCCCCCTACGAACACGTCCCCACCACCCTGCGCGAGGCCGCCGAGCTCTGGGAGAACAGCCCGATCGCCAAGGCCGCCTTCGGCGACGAAGTGGTCGCGCACTACCGCAACATGGCCCGCGTCGAACTCGAAGCCTTCGACGCCGCGGTCACCGACTGGGAACTCCGCCGTTCCTTCGAACGCATGTGA
- a CDS encoding ABC transporter permease gives MTTLDTAPVAAPVASATRAARAWRTLRSSRTALVGLTIVAVHVLIALLAPLLTSYDPVAGDASHALLGPSWEHWAGTDQYGRDVLARVLYGGRYALGVSVAATVLTVALGTVVGCAAALRGGWFDDVLGRVLDAVLSVPSILALLVIVTALGTGPAVIVLAIAVVYVPQVVRVVRGAALAVVPADYVTAARARGERTWPILRREILPNITDVVCVEAAMRASWVVLLISSLSFLGFGADPPTPDWGLMVAEPVSATPSRPATASGSPSPTRTGPGSGRTANAAN, from the coding sequence ATGACCACGCTCGACACCGCACCGGTGGCCGCGCCGGTCGCCTCCGCGACGCGTGCTGCCCGCGCCTGGCGTACGCTGCGCTCCTCGCGCACCGCCCTCGTCGGCCTGACGATCGTCGCCGTGCACGTGCTGATCGCCCTGCTCGCCCCGCTCCTCACCTCGTACGACCCGGTCGCGGGCGACGCCTCGCACGCACTGCTCGGCCCGAGCTGGGAGCACTGGGCGGGCACGGACCAGTACGGGCGCGACGTCCTCGCCCGCGTCCTGTACGGCGGCCGCTACGCACTCGGCGTGTCGGTGGCCGCGACCGTCCTGACCGTCGCGCTGGGCACGGTCGTCGGATGCGCGGCCGCACTGCGCGGCGGCTGGTTCGACGACGTCCTGGGCCGCGTGCTCGACGCGGTGCTGTCCGTGCCGTCGATCCTCGCGCTCCTCGTCATCGTGACCGCGCTGGGCACGGGCCCGGCGGTCATCGTCCTGGCGATCGCCGTGGTCTACGTGCCCCAGGTCGTCCGGGTGGTGCGCGGCGCGGCGCTCGCCGTCGTCCCCGCCGACTACGTGACCGCGGCCCGTGCCCGGGGTGAGCGGACCTGGCCGATCCTGCGGCGGGAGATCCTGCCCAACATCACCGACGTGGTGTGCGTGGAGGCCGCCATGCGGGCCTCCTGGGTCGTCCTGCTCATCTCCTCGTTGTCCTTCCTCGGCTTCGGCGCCGACCCGCCGACCCCCGACTGGGGCCTGATGGTCGCCGAACCGGTATCGGCTACGCCTTCCCGCCCGGCCACCGCATCCGGGTCGCCGTCTCCGACGCGTACTGGCCCTGGGTCTGGCCGCACGGCGAACGCGGCGAACTGA
- a CDS encoding NADP-dependent oxidoreductase, protein MSTAITYSRYGGPEVLTLTEVDTPEPGPGQVRIKLRAVAVNLIDLKIRSGMMEGIFPIEFPVLPGRDVAGVVDKVGEGASASVGDEVFGVASLGGYSEYALLDRPVVKPKEVSFETAAALVTVGEAAYRGLHHLGVQGGQTLLVHGAGGSVGTIAVQLAVARGITVVGTAGGQEIDRVGKLGATAVRYGEGWADRVRAAARQGVDYVFDTAGAGLLPDSIALVGEATRVITIADHAAAQHGVRFTGGDPTDRFPQSLPLLAKLNAEGKLDIPVWRTYPLAEAARAQADIEAHRNQGKVILLP, encoded by the coding sequence ATGTCCACTGCGATCACCTACTCCCGCTACGGCGGCCCGGAGGTGCTCACCCTGACCGAGGTAGACACCCCCGAGCCGGGGCCGGGCCAGGTCCGGATCAAGCTCCGGGCGGTCGCGGTCAACCTGATCGACCTGAAGATCCGCTCCGGGATGATGGAGGGCATCTTCCCGATCGAGTTCCCGGTGCTGCCGGGCCGGGACGTAGCGGGCGTCGTCGACAAGGTCGGTGAGGGCGCGAGCGCCTCGGTCGGCGATGAGGTCTTCGGCGTCGCTTCCCTCGGCGGCTACAGCGAGTACGCCCTGTTGGACCGGCCGGTGGTCAAGCCGAAGGAGGTGTCGTTCGAGACAGCGGCCGCCCTGGTCACGGTCGGCGAGGCCGCCTACCGCGGCCTGCACCACCTCGGTGTCCAGGGCGGCCAGACCCTGCTGGTCCACGGCGCGGGCGGCAGCGTGGGAACCATCGCGGTCCAGCTCGCCGTCGCCCGGGGCATCACCGTCGTCGGCACCGCCGGCGGGCAGGAGATCGACCGGGTCGGCAAGCTCGGCGCCACCGCGGTCCGCTACGGCGAGGGCTGGGCGGATCGGGTCAGGGCCGCCGCCCGGCAGGGCGTGGACTACGTGTTCGACACCGCGGGCGCCGGCCTGCTGCCGGACTCGATCGCCCTGGTCGGCGAAGCCACCCGGGTGATCACCATCGCCGATCATGCCGCCGCGCAACATGGTGTCCGGTTCACCGGCGGCGACCCGACCGACCGCTTCCCGCAGTCACTGCCGCTGCTGGCGAAGCTGAACGCCGAGGGCAAGCTCGACATCCCTGTCTGGCGCACCTACCCGCTGGCCGAGGCAGCAAGAGCCCAGGCCGACATCGAAGCCCACCGTAACCAGGGCAAGGTCATCCTCCTGCCCTGA
- a CDS encoding TetR/AcrR family transcriptional regulator, protein MPALPPVHRRKPDLSNPRVQRTRTHALAVARDLLPEAGPIGLTYALLAERAGLTRQTLYRHWPTRAALLCDLILEGPDLGGYPRPGSDVRTVATAWLRSLRDGISVPAVRTAVLAVTAQADHDPDSAQALTRIGEDRRAALNKLLEPSGLQISANEYTLLSGPVLARLLLDRGEAGDEFIDAVVAQWLTTIDLAEGE, encoded by the coding sequence ATGCCCGCTCTGCCGCCCGTACACCGCCGCAAGCCGGACCTGAGCAACCCTCGGGTCCAGCGCACCCGTACCCATGCCCTGGCCGTCGCCCGCGACCTCTTGCCCGAAGCCGGGCCGATCGGGCTGACATACGCCCTGCTGGCCGAGCGCGCCGGACTCACCCGCCAGACCCTCTACCGGCACTGGCCCACCCGTGCCGCCCTGCTCTGCGACCTCATCCTGGAAGGCCCCGACCTCGGCGGTTATCCCCGGCCGGGCAGCGATGTGCGTACGGTGGCCACCGCGTGGCTGAGGAGCCTGCGCGACGGCATCAGCGTCCCGGCCGTCCGCACCGCGGTGCTGGCGGTGACTGCCCAGGCCGACCACGACCCTGACAGTGCCCAGGCCCTGACGCGGATCGGCGAGGACCGTCGCGCGGCCCTCAACAAGCTGCTCGAACCCAGCGGACTTCAGATCAGCGCCAACGAGTACACACTGCTCTCCGGCCCCGTTCTGGCCCGCCTCCTCCTCGACCGCGGTGAGGCCGGCGACGAGTTCATCGACGCCGTTGTCGCCCAGTGGCTCACCACCATCGACCTTGCGGAAGGTGAATGA
- the sufC gene encoding Fe-S cluster assembly ATPase SufC — MATLDIRDLHCSVHTDAGPREILHGVDLAVRQGETHAIMGPNGSGKTTLAYALAGHPKYLVTSGSVTLDGEDVLAMKVDERARAGIFLAMQYPVEVPGVSMTNFLRSAATAVRGEAPRLRTWLKEVREAMERLQIDPAFAERNVNEGFSGGEKKRHEILQLELLKPKIAILDETDSGLDVDALRVVAEGVNRVRATGQVATLLITHYTRILRYVHPDHVHVFAEGRIADSGGPELADRLEDEGYEAYVKGTAQG; from the coding sequence ATGGCCACCCTCGACATCCGCGACCTGCACTGTTCGGTGCACACCGACGCCGGGCCGCGCGAGATCCTTCACGGGGTCGACCTGGCCGTACGCCAGGGCGAGACCCACGCCATCATGGGCCCCAACGGCTCCGGCAAGACCACCCTCGCCTACGCGCTCGCCGGCCACCCGAAATACCTGGTCACCTCCGGCAGCGTCACCCTGGACGGCGAGGACGTGCTCGCGATGAAGGTCGACGAACGGGCGCGGGCCGGAATCTTCCTCGCCATGCAGTACCCCGTCGAGGTCCCCGGCGTATCCATGACCAACTTCCTGCGCAGCGCCGCCACCGCTGTCCGCGGCGAGGCCCCCAGGCTGCGCACCTGGCTCAAGGAGGTCCGCGAGGCGATGGAACGCCTCCAGATCGATCCCGCCTTCGCCGAGCGCAACGTCAACGAGGGCTTCTCCGGAGGGGAGAAGAAACGCCACGAGATCCTCCAGCTCGAACTGCTCAAGCCGAAGATCGCGATCCTGGACGAGACCGACTCCGGACTGGACGTCGACGCGCTGCGCGTCGTCGCCGAGGGCGTCAACCGCGTCCGCGCCACGGGACAGGTGGCCACCCTGCTGATCACGCACTACACGCGCATCCTGCGCTACGTCCACCCCGACCACGTCCACGTCTTCGCCGAAGGCCGCATCGCCGACTCCGGCGGCCCCGAACTCGCCGACCGGCTTGAGGACGAAGGCTATGAGGCCTACGTCAAGGGCACGGCGCAGGGCTGA
- a CDS encoding gamma-glutamyl-gamma-aminobutyrate hydrolase family protein yields the protein MGKPLIGVSTYLESRASWGVWELPAALLPAGYPRLVQAAGGIAAMLPPDDPSHAASVVARLDGLVVAGGPDVEPERYGAEREPRTGPPARERDAWELALIRAALDSGTPLLGICRGMQLLNVALGGTLVQHIDGHTEDVGVFGAHPVTPVAGTRYAAVVPEETHVPTYHHQAVDRLGKGLRASAHATDGTVEAVELPGDRFALGVQWHPEMGEDVRVMTALVRAASGG from the coding sequence GTGGGCAAGCCGCTCATCGGCGTCAGCACCTATCTGGAATCCCGGGCGTCCTGGGGGGTCTGGGAGCTGCCCGCGGCGCTGCTGCCCGCCGGGTATCCGCGGCTGGTGCAGGCCGCGGGCGGTATCGCGGCCATGCTGCCGCCGGACGATCCGTCCCACGCGGCGTCGGTGGTCGCCCGCCTCGACGGGCTGGTCGTCGCGGGCGGCCCGGACGTCGAGCCGGAGCGCTACGGTGCTGAGCGCGAGCCGCGCACCGGGCCGCCCGCGCGGGAGCGTGACGCCTGGGAACTCGCCCTGATTCGGGCGGCGTTGGACTCCGGCACGCCTCTGCTCGGCATCTGCCGCGGCATGCAGCTGCTGAACGTCGCGCTCGGCGGCACCCTCGTCCAGCACATCGACGGCCACACCGAGGACGTCGGCGTCTTCGGCGCGCACCCGGTGACCCCCGTGGCGGGCACGCGGTACGCGGCCGTGGTGCCGGAGGAGACGCACGTCCCGACGTACCACCACCAGGCGGTGGACCGTCTGGGCAAGGGTCTGCGCGCTTCGGCCCACGCGACGGACGGCACGGTGGAGGCGGTCGAGCTGCCCGGCGACCGTTTCGCGCTGGGCGTGCAGTGGCACCCCGAGATGGGCGAGGACGTACGGGTGATGACCGCGCTGGTGCGCGCCGCGTCGGGGGGTTGA
- a CDS encoding polysaccharide deacetylase family protein — MARHGSGHGWYGKVAGAALGVTVLAAGASLWTAQADAVRGPSPRAAASATPGSDVEPVAETIAHASDQGERGLNITIDDGPDPVWTPQMLDILREYGVKATFCMVGTQAQAHPDLVKKVVAAGHRLCDHTVSHDTTMDAKSQAYQSQQILDAERMITEASGGVRPMYYRAPGGAFTPYSRKLAASRGMRPLGWNVDSKDFERPGTDAIVATVQRELPNGPTLLFHDAGGDRSQTVDALRRILPQLKEQGYSFGFPTR; from the coding sequence ATGGCACGGCACGGCAGCGGGCATGGCTGGTACGGCAAGGTGGCCGGGGCGGCGCTCGGGGTGACGGTGCTGGCCGCCGGTGCCTCGCTGTGGACCGCGCAGGCCGACGCCGTGCGCGGCCCGTCGCCTCGGGCCGCCGCGTCGGCCACTCCGGGCAGTGACGTCGAGCCGGTGGCGGAAACCATCGCGCACGCCTCGGACCAGGGGGAGCGCGGCCTCAACATCACCATCGACGACGGGCCCGACCCCGTCTGGACCCCGCAAATGCTGGACATCCTGCGGGAGTACGGGGTGAAGGCCACGTTCTGCATGGTGGGAACGCAGGCGCAGGCCCACCCGGACCTCGTGAAGAAGGTGGTCGCCGCCGGGCACCGGCTGTGCGACCACACCGTGTCCCATGACACCACCATGGACGCCAAGTCCCAGGCGTACCAGTCGCAGCAGATTCTCGACGCCGAACGCATGATCACCGAGGCGTCCGGTGGCGTACGGCCGATGTACTACCGGGCGCCCGGCGGGGCCTTCACCCCCTACAGCCGCAAGTTGGCCGCCTCCCGCGGCATGCGCCCGCTGGGCTGGAACGTGGACTCCAAGGATTTCGAGAGGCCGGGCACGGACGCCATCGTCGCCACCGTCCAGCGGGAGCTGCCCAACGGGCCGACACTCCTCTTCCACGACGCCGGCGGCGACCGCTCACAGACCGTCGACGCCCTGCGCCGGATCCTGCCCCAACTCAAGGAGCAGGGCTACTCCTTCGGCTTCCCGACGCGCTGA